The sequence GCGTCACGGGCAGGACTGCGACGGAAAGGTCTCTCTACAGCCCCGGCCGGTAGTTCGGGGCCTCGTGGGTCACGGTGATGTCATGCACATGGCTCTCGCGCAGGCCGGCATTGGTGATGCGCACGAACTCCGCCCGCTGGTGCAGGTCGGCGATGGTGCGGCTGCCGGTGTAGCCCATCGCCGCCTTCAGCCCGCCCACCAGCTGATGGATGACGTTGGCGATCGGGCCCTTGTACGGCACCCGGCCCTCGACGCCCTCCGGCACCAGCTTCAGCGTGTCCGACACCTCCTGCTGGAAGTAGCGGTCGGCCGAGCCGCGCGCCATGGCGCCGAGCGAGCCCATGCCGCGATAGCTCTTGTAGGAGCGGCCCTGGTACAGGATCACCTCGCCCGGCGCCTCGTCGGTGCCGGCGAACAGCGAGCCCAGCATCACCACGTCGGCGCCGGCGGCGATCGCCTTGGCCAGGTCGCCGGAATACTTGATGCCGCCGTCGGAGATCACCGGGATGCCGGCCTTGCGGCAGGCCTCGACCACATCCATCACCGCGGTCAGCTGCGGCACGCCGACGCCGGCGACCATGCGGGTGGTGCAGATCGAGCCCGGGCCGATGCCGACCTTGACCGCGTCCGCCCCGGCGTCGATCAGCGCCTTGGCGGCGTCGGCGGTGGCGACGTTGCCGGCCACCAGCTGGGTCGAGTTGGTCAGGCGGCGCGCCCGCTCCACGCTCTTCAGCACGCCCTCGGAATGGCCGTGCGCGGTGTCCAGCACCAGCACGTCGACCCCGGCGTCGAACAGCGCCTCGGCGCGGGAGATGCCCTTGTCGCCGGTGCCGGTGGCGGCCGCGACGCGCAGCCGGCCCTGCTCGTCCTTGCAGGCGTTCGGGTGCAGCTGGGCCTTGACGAT comes from Inquilinus sp. Marseille-Q2685 and encodes:
- the guaB gene encoding IMP dehydrogenase, which translates into the protein MSSFRDALTFDDVLLVPQASSILPAEADTRTRLTKRIELGIPLLSAAMDTVTEAPLAIAMAQAGGIGVIHRNLDIERQAEEVRKVKRFESGMVVNPITIGPNASLAEALALMDRHGISGIPVVEDSGKLVGILTNRDVRFATNPTQPVRELMTKDKLVTVREGVGKDEAKRLLHQNRIEKLLVVDQDYRCIGLITVKDIVKAQLHPNACKDEQGRLRVAAATGTGDKGISRAEALFDAGVDVLVLDTAHGHSEGVLKSVERARRLTNSTQLVAGNVATADAAKALIDAGADAVKVGIGPGSICTTRMVAGVGVPQLTAVMDVVEACRKAGIPVISDGGIKYSGDLAKAIAAGADVVMLGSLFAGTDEAPGEVILYQGRSYKSYRGMGSLGAMARGSADRYFQQEVSDTLKLVPEGVEGRVPYKGPIANVIHQLVGGLKAAMGYTGSRTIADLHQRAEFVRITNAGLRESHVHDITVTHEAPNYRPGL